In a genomic window of Thiosocius teredinicola:
- the nhaA gene encoding Na+/H+ antiporter NhaA: MSRHAPWEKTFDKVVTPFEEFIHHESTSGLLLMACAVVALVLANTALHDTYEHILHAPIGFSIGGWQLEHSLHHWINDGLMWLFFFLVGLEIKREVLVGQLSDMRQAMLPIIAAIGGMVVPAGLYALINAGGTGISGWGVPMATDIAFAVGVLVMLGSRVPKSLLTFLVALAIVDDLGAVAVIAIFYTDTIVWEALGAALLLFGILVSFNRFGIRSPLPYFVVGLLLWMAFLESGVHATVAGILTAWTIPARSKFDFNLFAEKIEALSQRIHQRRATNDVCTVEHNEEERRGVIQTLLDGIHLVETPLQRLEHGLHVPVAFLVVPIFALANAGIPIHLDQLPAVVTDPITLGIIAGLVLGKLIGIAGISLIAVKLGIGQFPEGTNAKHLVGVGLLGGIGFTMSIFIAELGFKGQTEALLLAKTGVLLASIIAGVAGYLWLKLASKPQ, from the coding sequence ATGAGCAGACACGCCCCCTGGGAAAAGACGTTCGACAAAGTCGTCACCCCATTCGAAGAGTTTATTCATCACGAGTCGACGTCTGGCCTGCTGCTGATGGCCTGTGCGGTGGTGGCCCTGGTGCTCGCCAACACGGCGCTGCACGACACCTACGAACACATTCTGCACGCGCCCATCGGCTTCAGCATCGGCGGTTGGCAACTCGAACACAGCCTGCATCACTGGATCAACGATGGCCTGATGTGGCTGTTCTTCTTCCTCGTCGGCCTGGAGATCAAGCGTGAGGTGTTGGTCGGACAGCTTTCCGACATGCGCCAGGCGATGCTGCCGATCATTGCCGCCATCGGTGGCATGGTGGTGCCCGCCGGCCTGTATGCGCTGATCAACGCGGGTGGCACCGGCATCTCCGGCTGGGGCGTACCGATGGCGACCGACATCGCGTTTGCCGTCGGCGTGCTGGTCATGCTGGGTAGCCGCGTGCCCAAGAGCCTGCTGACCTTTCTCGTGGCCTTGGCGATCGTCGACGACCTCGGCGCGGTCGCGGTCATCGCCATCTTCTATACCGATACGATCGTGTGGGAGGCGCTCGGCGCCGCCTTGCTGCTGTTCGGCATACTCGTCTCGTTCAACCGCTTCGGCATTCGCAGCCCGCTGCCGTACTTCGTCGTCGGCCTGCTGCTGTGGATGGCGTTTCTCGAATCGGGCGTGCACGCGACGGTCGCCGGCATCCTGACTGCGTGGACGATCCCGGCGCGTTCCAAGTTCGACTTCAACCTGTTTGCAGAAAAGATCGAAGCGCTCAGCCAGCGCATCCATCAGCGTCGCGCCACCAACGACGTCTGCACCGTCGAACACAACGAAGAAGAACGCCGCGGCGTCATTCAGACGCTACTCGATGGCATTCACCTGGTGGAGACGCCATTGCAGCGCCTGGAGCACGGGCTGCACGTACCGGTGGCCTTCCTTGTCGTGCCGATCTTCGCGCTGGCCAACGCGGGCATCCCGATCCACCTCGACCAACTGCCCGCGGTCGTCACCGACCCGATCACCCTCGGCATCATCGCCGGCCTGGTACTGGGTAAGTTGATCGGCATCGCCGGCATCTCGCTGATCGCCGTAAAACTCGGCATCGGCCAGTTTCCCGAAGGCACGAATGCCAAGCACCTGGTCGGCGTCGGCCTGCTGGGTGGGATCGGCTTCACGATGTCGATCTTCATTGCCGAACTCGGCTTCAAGGGGCAGACGGAGGCGTTGCTGCTGGCCAAAACCGGCGTGCTGCTCGCGTCGATCATCGCAGGTGTGGCCGGCTACCTGTGGTTGAAGCTGGCCAGCAAACCGCAATAA
- a CDS encoding alpha/beta fold hydrolase has product MLQLSFRHYGDHADPPIVLLHGLFGSSSNWGSIAKYLAERYFVLVPDLRNHGQSPHDPDVSYQAMVDDLLGLFDAQGIDAATLVGHSMGGKVSMHLALNYPQRVNALAVVDMSPISYSHDFDNILAGFDAVDVHAVKNRSEADAQMATQIPERGIRAFLLQNLVKQADGWGWRLNLASLAARQAEITDFPDQPDGVSYEGPSSFIYGELSGYVKPAYEQAIRRYFPNAELCPVAGAGHWVYAEQPEGFRHCLEAFLAG; this is encoded by the coding sequence ATGCTGCAACTGAGTTTTCGACATTATGGCGACCATGCCGATCCGCCCATCGTGCTGCTGCACGGCCTGTTCGGCTCGTCGTCGAACTGGGGATCGATCGCCAAATACCTGGCTGAGCGCTATTTCGTCCTGGTGCCCGATCTGCGCAACCATGGGCAGTCACCGCACGATCCCGACGTCAGCTATCAGGCGATGGTTGACGATCTGCTCGGCCTGTTCGACGCGCAGGGCATCGATGCCGCGACGCTGGTGGGTCACAGCATGGGTGGCAAGGTGTCGATGCACCTTGCATTGAACTACCCGCAACGGGTGAACGCGTTGGCCGTGGTCGATATGTCGCCGATCAGCTATTCCCATGACTTCGACAATATTCTTGCGGGATTTGATGCGGTGGACGTGCATGCCGTCAAAAATCGCAGCGAGGCCGATGCCCAGATGGCCACGCAGATACCGGAACGCGGCATCCGTGCATTCCTTCTGCAGAACCTGGTCAAGCAAGCCGATGGCTGGGGCTGGCGGCTGAACCTGGCGTCGTTGGCCGCACGCCAAGCCGAGATCACGGACTTTCCGGACCAGCCCGACGGTGTGAGTTACGAAGGGCCGAGCAGTTTTATCTACGGCGAACTCTCCGGCTATGTGAAACCGGCATACGAACAAGCGATACGCCGCTATTTTCCGAACGCTGAGCTGTGTCCGGTCGCTGGCGCCGGGCATTGGGTGTACGCCGAGCAGCCGGAAGGTTTTCGCCACTGCCTGGAGGCGTTTCTAGCCGGCTAG
- a CDS encoding DUF2789 domain-containing protein, producing METINHDMTNLFAQLGLPSDRASIAEFIEAHGPLPQSMPLADAPFWNPAQAAFLREELREDADWAPVIDNLNANLHA from the coding sequence ATGGAAACCATCAATCACGACATGACCAACCTGTTTGCCCAACTCGGGCTGCCCAGCGACCGGGCGTCGATCGCGGAGTTCATCGAGGCGCATGGCCCGCTGCCGCAGAGCATGCCGCTGGCCGATGCGCCGTTCTGGAATCCCGCGCAGGCCGCGTTTCTGCGCGAAGAGCTGCGCGAGGACGCCGATTGGGCGCCGGTGATCGACAACCTCAATGCCAATCTGCATGCCTGA
- a CDS encoding MFS transporter yields MTATIVVLLGGLAVLLAGVGLLGTLLGMRAALDQFASLEIGLIMAGYYVGYIAGTLWVPRIIRNVGHIRTFAALAAITAVIAVSFGLLVNPLAWFLLRVINGVSVVGIYMVVESWLNEQSEGGARGRIFSVYMMSTLVALGGGQFLLLAGDTGQLVLFALAGMLITLGIVPVAITRVTEPRIELVQRVHLKDLFRISPLGAVGALAAGIVNGSFWGMTAVFGQRLALDELQIAVLMSATILGGALLQWPIGHFSDRHDRRGVLIVVSLLTATVAGVLAFVVTAGYTGLIVAASIYGGLMFSLYGLCVAHTNDHLQAGQVLEATRGLLLVYGAGALSGPLLVGGTMEYMGAVGLPVVSATTAALLALFGLYRVTRRSPPPLAEQGEYVPMVRTTPVALELYPDADKPTDDTQ; encoded by the coding sequence ATGACGGCGACTATCGTCGTGTTGCTTGGCGGCTTGGCCGTGTTGCTGGCCGGTGTCGGACTGCTCGGTACCTTGCTGGGTATGCGCGCTGCACTCGATCAGTTCGCCAGCCTGGAAATCGGCTTGATCATGGCCGGTTATTACGTGGGATATATTGCCGGCACCTTGTGGGTGCCGCGCATCATTCGCAATGTCGGTCATATCCGCACCTTCGCGGCGTTGGCGGCGATTACGGCGGTGATTGCGGTGTCATTCGGTCTGTTGGTGAATCCCTTGGCCTGGTTCCTGCTGCGTGTGATCAATGGTGTCAGCGTCGTTGGCATCTACATGGTCGTCGAGAGCTGGCTGAACGAACAAAGTGAAGGTGGTGCGCGCGGTCGCATCTTCTCCGTTTACATGATGAGCACCCTGGTCGCGCTGGGGGGCGGGCAGTTCTTGCTGCTGGCGGGCGATACCGGCCAGCTGGTGTTGTTTGCCCTGGCGGGCATGTTGATCACCCTCGGCATCGTGCCGGTCGCAATCACTCGTGTCACCGAGCCGCGTATCGAACTCGTCCAGCGCGTGCATCTCAAGGATCTGTTTCGTATTTCACCGTTGGGCGCGGTCGGCGCACTGGCCGCCGGCATCGTCAACGGCTCGTTCTGGGGCATGACCGCGGTGTTTGGTCAGCGACTGGCGCTCGATGAGCTGCAGATCGCGGTGCTGATGAGTGCGACCATTCTCGGCGGCGCCTTGTTGCAGTGGCCGATCGGTCATTTCTCCGACCGGCACGACCGGCGTGGCGTTTTGATCGTGGTGAGCCTGCTGACCGCCACGGTGGCGGGTGTGTTGGCGTTTGTGGTCACAGCCGGGTACACCGGGCTGATCGTCGCCGCCAGTATCTACGGCGGCTTGATGTTTTCGCTATACGGTCTGTGTGTCGCGCACACCAACGATCACCTGCAAGCGGGGCAGGTGCTCGAGGCGACCCGCGGTCTGCTGCTGGTATACGGCGCCGGGGCATTGAGCGGGCCGTTGCTGGTTGGCGGCACCATGGAATACATGGGTGCGGTGGGCCTGCCGGTGGTATCGGCAACGACCGCTGCGCTGCTCGCGTTGTTCGGTCTGTACAGAGTCACCCGCCGTTCGCCGCCGCCGCTGGCGGAGCAGGGCGAGTACGTGCCGATGGTACGCACGACGCCCGTGGCCCTGGAGCTCTACCCTGACGCAGACAAGCCGACCGACGACACCCAGTGA
- a CDS encoding cupin domain-containing protein, translating to MSDEPCPNLASTFLRLRADAAAEPLRVDEHFYQRLIGGELGSFHDEYLVSIHAFDADWPSWEMHPNGDEIVCLLSGRVTFLMQQDDGTRSTTLCKPGDFAIVPAATWHTAKVATASQVLFITPGEDTQHRDA from the coding sequence GTGAGTGACGAACCCTGTCCCAATCTTGCATCGACCTTCCTGCGCCTTCGCGCCGATGCGGCCGCCGAGCCGCTGCGTGTGGACGAGCACTTCTACCAGCGCCTTATCGGCGGTGAACTCGGCAGTTTTCACGATGAGTACCTGGTCTCGATCCACGCCTTCGATGCGGATTGGCCAAGTTGGGAGATGCACCCCAACGGCGACGAGATCGTGTGCCTGTTGTCCGGTCGCGTGACCTTTTTGATGCAACAAGATGACGGCACTCGGTCGACCACCTTGTGCAAGCCTGGCGACTTCGCCATCGTGCCCGCGGCAACCTGGCATACCGCCAAAGTTGCCACGGCGTCGCAGGTGTTGTTCATCACCCCGGGGGAAGACACGCAACACCGCGATGCCTGA
- a CDS encoding ABC transporter permease: MLLRDHIHLTSSAIFAHRLRSLLTGLGIAVGIAAVVLLTAIGEGVQRFVVSEFTQFGTNLLAIAPGKTETFGMSGALISNVRPLSLDDAEALKRTPQVRAVMPFIQGNAAVESGGLTRRTAVFGTGAHVPEVWQIKPVLGRFLPDDEPRRARAFAVLGSKLRSELFGDQSPLGARIRIGGETYRVIGTMESKGQMLGFDLDDSVYIPVARAMAMFNRESLMEIDVLYDEEADADVIAARVKERLLARHGNEDFTITTQDQMLEVLGSVLEVLTLAVGALGAISLLVGGIGILTIMTISVNERTAEVGLLRALGAGKPQIISLFLGEAVILAATGGAAGLLLGIGGSWAIGAAIPGLPTHVAWSYAGLALAIAAAIGLLAGVAPAFRAAGLDPVEALRAE; encoded by the coding sequence ATGTTATTACGCGATCACATTCACCTGACCAGCAGCGCAATCTTCGCGCATCGTTTGCGTAGCCTGCTGACCGGCTTGGGCATCGCCGTCGGCATCGCTGCGGTCGTCTTGCTGACGGCGATCGGCGAAGGCGTGCAACGCTTCGTGGTTTCCGAGTTCACCCAGTTCGGCACCAACCTGTTGGCGATCGCACCGGGCAAAACCGAGACCTTCGGCATGTCCGGCGCATTGATCAGCAACGTAAGACCACTGAGCCTCGACGATGCCGAAGCACTCAAGCGGACCCCGCAGGTGCGCGCCGTGATGCCCTTTATTCAAGGCAACGCTGCCGTTGAATCCGGTGGTCTGACACGGCGCACAGCGGTGTTCGGCACCGGCGCGCATGTGCCCGAGGTATGGCAGATCAAGCCGGTGCTCGGGCGCTTCCTGCCGGACGACGAGCCGCGCCGCGCGCGTGCCTTTGCGGTGCTTGGCAGCAAACTGCGCAGCGAGTTGTTCGGCGATCAGTCACCGCTCGGCGCGCGCATCCGCATCGGCGGCGAAACCTACCGCGTGATCGGCACGATGGAATCCAAGGGCCAGATGCTCGGGTTCGACCTCGATGACTCGGTCTATATTCCGGTTGCACGCGCCATGGCGATGTTCAATCGCGAGAGCCTGATGGAGATCGATGTCCTCTACGACGAAGAGGCCGACGCCGATGTGATCGCTGCGCGCGTCAAAGAACGCCTGTTGGCGCGTCACGGCAACGAAGACTTCACCATCACCACGCAAGATCAGATGCTCGAGGTGCTCGGTTCGGTCCTCGAGGTACTAACACTCGCCGTCGGTGCGCTCGGCGCCATCTCGTTGCTGGTCGGCGGCATCGGCATCCTGACGATCATGACGATCTCGGTAAACGAGCGTACCGCCGAGGTGGGATTGCTGCGCGCCCTGGGGGCCGGCAAACCGCAAATCATCAGCCTGTTCCTCGGTGAAGCCGTGATCCTCGCCGCTACCGGTGGTGCGGCCGGACTACTGCTGGGTATCGGTGGTTCATGGGCGATCGGCGCCGCGATACCCGGACTGCCGACCCATGTCGCGTGGAGTTACGCCGGATTGGCACTGGCAATCGCCGCGGCGATCGGTCTGCTGGCAGGCGTGGCCCCGGCGTTTCGTGCGGCCGGTCTCGACCCGGTCGAGGCATTGCGCGCCGAATAG
- a CDS encoding ABC transporter permease, whose protein sequence is MRAIDLIRFSMASLAGARGRTLLMLLAMSIGVASVVVLTALGEGARRYVVGEFAQLGTHLLIVMPGRNETTGGAPPLFGSTPRDLTLDDALGLLRERSIDRIAPVTVGNAPVSYGSREREVTIVGTTYDYFVIRHLEVSSGRPLPDIDPQRSSNVVVLGPGLKRELFGSQPFLGQWVRLNDRRFRVIGVLGEGGQSLGQDMDDMAMIPVASAQSLFNAPSLFRIMIQARSEGDIERAKTATRDIIRERHDGEDDVTIIAQDALLSTFDGILRALTYTVGGIAGISLAVAGILIMNVMLVAVSQRVSEIGLLKALGSPERQVLRLFLVESVLLAGAGAMLGLLISIVAIVALQRVFPSFPLAAPLWAPIAAVAVAVSTGLIFGVLPARRAARLDPVKALTGR, encoded by the coding sequence ATGCGCGCGATTGACCTGATCCGCTTTTCGATGGCCTCGCTGGCCGGCGCGCGTGGCCGCACTCTGCTGATGCTGCTGGCGATGAGTATCGGCGTGGCATCGGTGGTGGTGCTGACGGCACTCGGCGAAGGCGCGCGACGCTACGTGGTCGGCGAGTTCGCACAGCTCGGCACCCACCTGTTGATCGTCATGCCCGGGCGCAACGAGACCACCGGCGGCGCTCCCCCATTGTTCGGTTCGACGCCGCGCGACCTGACACTGGATGACGCCCTGGGCCTGCTGCGCGAGCGCAGTATCGACCGTATCGCGCCGGTCACGGTCGGTAATGCGCCGGTATCGTACGGCTCACGCGAACGCGAGGTCACCATCGTCGGCACCACCTACGACTACTTTGTAATCCGCCATCTCGAGGTGAGCAGCGGCAGGCCGTTGCCGGATATCGATCCGCAGCGCAGCAGCAACGTGGTCGTGCTCGGCCCCGGCTTGAAGCGCGAGTTGTTCGGCAGCCAACCATTCCTCGGTCAGTGGGTGCGGCTCAACGATCGGCGCTTTCGGGTTATCGGTGTGCTCGGCGAAGGCGGCCAGTCGCTCGGTCAGGACATGGACGATATGGCAATGATCCCGGTGGCCTCGGCACAGAGCCTGTTCAATGCCCCATCGCTGTTCCGCATCATGATCCAGGCGCGTAGCGAGGGCGACATCGAACGTGCAAAGACCGCCACGCGCGACATCATCCGTGAGCGACATGACGGTGAAGACGATGTCACCATCATCGCCCAGGATGCGTTGTTGTCGACGTTCGACGGTATCCTGCGCGCACTGACCTATACCGTCGGCGGCATTGCCGGGATCAGTCTTGCGGTCGCCGGCATCCTGATCATGAACGTGATGTTGGTTGCTGTATCGCAGCGGGTCAGCGAGATCGGTCTGCTCAAGGCGCTCGGCTCGCCCGAGCGACAGGTGTTGCGCCTGTTCCTGGTCGAATCGGTGCTGCTCGCCGGCGCCGGTGCCATGCTCGGCCTGCTGATATCGATCGTGGCCATCGTCGCGCTGCAGCGCGTGTTCCCGAGCTTTCCGCTGGCAGCACCGCTATGGGCACCGATCGCTGCCGTCGCGGTCGCCGTGTCGACCGGGCTGATCTTCGGCGTGCTGCCGGCGCGCCGCGCCGCGCGGCTCGACCCGGTCAAGGCACTGACCGGTCGTTGA
- a CDS encoding ABC transporter ATP-binding protein encodes MIVLQDIERHFQVGDEVVHALAGVSLELPEGDYVSVMGPSGSGKSTLLNVLGLLDRPDAGHYRLNDVETTEQGEEKRAALRRDHIGFVFQAFHLIPRLSAADNIALPMLLAGVDPDERRQRVDEVLASLDLTKRAHHRPDQLSGGQRQRVAIGRAVIMKPDLLLADEPTGNLDQHSGSDVIELLEQLNHSGITLVVVTHDPAIGDRARREIHMVDGQIDRDARD; translated from the coding sequence ATGATCGTCCTGCAAGACATCGAGCGGCATTTTCAGGTTGGCGACGAAGTGGTTCATGCACTCGCCGGCGTGTCGCTGGAACTGCCTGAAGGCGACTACGTATCGGTCATGGGTCCGTCCGGTTCGGGCAAATCGACCCTGCTCAACGTGCTCGGCCTGCTCGACCGACCGGATGCCGGGCATTACCGTTTGAACGATGTCGAGACCACCGAGCAAGGTGAAGAGAAACGCGCCGCACTACGCCGCGACCACATCGGCTTCGTCTTCCAGGCCTTCCACCTGATTCCCCGTCTCAGTGCGGCCGACAACATCGCGCTGCCGATGTTGCTCGCCGGGGTCGACCCGGACGAGCGCCGACAGCGGGTCGACGAGGTGCTGGCATCGCTCGATCTGACGAAGCGTGCCCACCACCGTCCCGACCAGCTCTCCGGCGGTCAACGCCAACGCGTCGCCATCGGCCGCGCGGTTATCATGAAGCCCGACCTGTTACTCGCCGACGAACCCACTGGCAACCTCGACCAGCACTCGGGCAGCGACGTGATCGAACTGCTGGAACAACTCAACCACTCCGGCATCACGCTGGTCGTCGTCACCCACGACCCGGCGATCGGCGATCGCGCACGTCGTGAGATCCACATGGTCGACGGGCAGATCGATCGCGATGCGCGCGATTGA
- a CDS encoding efflux RND transporter periplasmic adaptor subunit, whose protein sequence is MAGNKTARRTFIFLLILAVLATWIWWATRAKPISVAVAAAEKGTVEKTVANTRAGTVKACRRAKLSPSAGGQIDKLPVSEGQQVKQGDLLLELWNDDIEAQLALTLQEANAAAATSLAKCIEAEQAQREANRLKKLLSRKLVSEEQVDQAETAAQSGSAACEASRATALVSEGRIGVTQATLEKTRLIAPFDGVVAEINGELNEYVTPSPIGIPTPPAVDLIANDCFYLTAPIDEVDVAQISVGQTARITLDAFGERRFDGKVRRIADYVLDVEKQARTVDVEVEFVNKADIEQLLAGYSADVEIILDIRKDTLRIPTEALIEGNKVYVYLPDSQVVEKREVKPGTANWDFTEVSDGLAEGDLVVTSVDREGLDDGVAAKREKADEK, encoded by the coding sequence ATGGCCGGAAACAAGACGGCACGCCGCACCTTCATCTTCCTTCTTATCTTGGCCGTTCTGGCAACGTGGATCTGGTGGGCCACGCGCGCCAAGCCGATCTCGGTCGCCGTGGCCGCGGCCGAGAAGGGCACGGTAGAGAAAACCGTCGCCAACACCCGTGCAGGGACGGTAAAGGCCTGCCGGCGCGCCAAGCTCTCGCCCAGTGCAGGCGGTCAGATCGACAAGCTGCCCGTCAGCGAAGGCCAACAAGTCAAGCAAGGCGACCTGCTGCTGGAGCTATGGAACGACGATATCGAGGCGCAGCTTGCGCTGACCTTGCAGGAAGCCAACGCCGCCGCCGCGACATCGCTGGCCAAGTGCATCGAGGCCGAACAGGCGCAGCGCGAAGCCAATCGCTTGAAGAAGCTGCTGTCGCGCAAACTGGTATCGGAGGAGCAGGTCGACCAGGCCGAGACTGCAGCGCAATCCGGCAGCGCCGCCTGCGAGGCATCGCGCGCGACCGCCCTGGTCAGCGAAGGGCGTATCGGCGTCACCCAGGCGACCCTGGAAAAGACGCGCCTGATCGCACCCTTCGATGGCGTGGTCGCCGAGATAAACGGCGAGTTGAACGAGTACGTTACGCCATCGCCGATCGGTATCCCCACCCCGCCCGCGGTCGACCTGATCGCCAACGATTGCTTCTACCTGACCGCGCCGATCGATGAAGTCGATGTGGCGCAGATCAGTGTCGGCCAGACGGCGCGCATTACGCTCGATGCCTTCGGTGAGCGTCGCTTCGACGGCAAGGTCCGCCGCATCGCCGACTATGTGCTGGACGTTGAAAAGCAGGCGCGCACGGTCGACGTCGAGGTCGAGTTCGTCAACAAGGCCGATATCGAGCAACTGCTCGCGGGCTATTCCGCCGACGTCGAGATCATTCTCGACATCCGCAAGGACACCTTGCGCATCCCGACCGAGGCATTGATCGAAGGCAACAAGGTTTACGTCTATCTGCCGGACAGCCAAGTCGTCGAAAAACGCGAGGTCAAGCCCGGCACTGCAAACTGGGATTTCACCGAGGTCAGCGACGGGCTGGCCGAGGGTGACCTGGTCGTCACCTCGGTCGATCGCGAAGGACTCGACGACGGCGTGGCGGCCAAGCGGGAAAAAGCCGACGAAAAATGA
- a CDS encoding CBU_0592 family membrane protein produces the protein MTAFDALGYAGTVLYLANHAYVSLHPSYRETWYFSANLIAALAVVASSLALMSMQAVATNAFWAIISILRLFGKTPALAISVPTLGWQTLLATGVCLTIGWWLDAAIAIAVAAWCSVLLFATAYFLFASGQLAKRHYLIANFVAAIVIMPQLWVDANYPVLLLEFAWAVISAVGAVRADRAARVVE, from the coding sequence GTGACGGCATTCGATGCGCTCGGCTACGCGGGCACTGTCCTGTATCTCGCGAATCACGCCTATGTTTCGCTGCATCCCAGCTACAGAGAGACCTGGTATTTCTCAGCCAATCTGATCGCTGCACTCGCCGTCGTTGCCAGCTCGCTGGCATTGATGTCGATGCAGGCCGTCGCGACCAACGCGTTCTGGGCAATCATCAGTATTCTGCGTTTGTTCGGTAAGACGCCGGCACTCGCCATCTCTGTACCGACGTTGGGATGGCAAACCCTGCTTGCCACCGGCGTTTGCCTGACCATCGGCTGGTGGCTGGATGCCGCTATCGCGATTGCGGTAGCTGCATGGTGTTCCGTGTTGTTGTTTGCGACTGCGTACTTTCTGTTTGCATCCGGGCAGCTCGCGAAACGTCACTATCTGATAGCCAACTTCGTCGCTGCGATCGTGATCATGCCGCAGCTTTGGGTAGACGCTAACTATCCCGTGCTATTGCTCGAGTTCGCCTGGGCGGTCATATCCGCGGTGGGCGCCGTTCGCGCCGACCGCGCGGCGCGTGTCGTGGAGTAA
- a CDS encoding substrate-binding periplasmic protein codes for MIYSLKQLAGRYIAVVAFVHLAGVSHASDRLEVLTDAWPPYINAEGEPLGSAAHVLDLIGTEADAEVAWRYKPYGLAYQLVKRNKALLAYPYFRNRQRSGEVLFSEPVFSVRSRIYYNRRFIDGERVKRDFEQLRMGRVAGYSYGEQLDKLIKDPMIFPNELAALEALFTNDIDLLPMTEGVMYTTLQRHFPNREQLVLPIDGIEDESSLHVIAARTADGEAAIAKLNQALARLDDLGIAATPQSIDSNKKRLDLAKLIPAEGYPVILGRLSDDESNQQYFALPQGTRVIVLEWSDKIQRASDSDRLYKIMIDMSKVVILNGPHVGKVLFVRNMHIELL; via the coding sequence ATGATTTACTCGCTGAAACAGCTGGCAGGCAGATACATCGCGGTTGTCGCCTTTGTTCACTTGGCCGGCGTATCCCACGCAAGCGATCGCTTGGAAGTACTCACCGATGCGTGGCCGCCGTATATCAATGCCGAAGGCGAGCCACTGGGTTCGGCGGCGCATGTGCTCGACCTGATCGGTACCGAGGCCGATGCAGAGGTGGCATGGCGTTACAAGCCGTACGGCCTGGCCTATCAACTGGTCAAGCGCAACAAGGCATTGCTGGCTTACCCCTACTTCCGTAACCGGCAGCGCAGCGGCGAGGTGCTGTTCTCCGAACCGGTTTTCTCCGTCCGCAGCCGCATTTACTACAATCGCCGCTTCATCGACGGCGAACGCGTCAAACGGGATTTTGAACAACTCCGCATGGGGCGCGTTGCCGGTTACAGCTATGGCGAGCAACTCGACAAGCTCATCAAAGATCCGATGATCTTCCCCAACGAGCTGGCGGCTCTCGAGGCGTTGTTCACCAACGATATCGACCTGTTGCCGATGACCGAGGGCGTAATGTACACGACCCTGCAAAGGCACTTTCCGAATCGCGAGCAACTGGTATTACCGATCGACGGTATCGAAGACGAATCCAGCCTGCATGTCATCGCCGCCAGAACGGCCGATGGTGAAGCAGCGATTGCCAAACTGAACCAGGCATTGGCGAGGCTGGACGATCTGGGCATCGCAGCAACCCCGCAGAGCATCGACTCGAACAAGAAGCGCCTGGATCTGGCCAAGCTGATTCCGGCAGAAGGCTACCCGGTTATCCTCGGACGCCTTTCCGACGATGAGAGCAATCAGCAATACTTCGCCCTGCCGCAAGGTACCCGGGTGATCGTGCTCGAATGGAGCGACAAGATCCAACGCGCATCCGATTCCGATCGGCTTTACAAGATCATGATCGACATGAGTAAGGTCGTCATTCTCAATGGCCCGCATGTCGGCAAGGTGCTGTTTGTACGCAATATGCACATCGAACTGTTGTGA